ATCCTTCAGAATTTCCAGGGCCAGAAGCAGGCCCGCCGCCGTCTTCGCGTCGCTGATGCGCCCGTCACGCACGGCGGCCGGCACGTCGCTTACGTCCAGCATTTCAACTTCCACGTGTTCGTCCTCGTCCTGTTCGCCGGGGCAGGGGGTCAGACCGGTGGCAAGGAAGAAGTCCATCTGCTCTTCGGAATAGCCGGGGGCAAGCCAGGCGTGGAAAAAATGACGCATCTCGGCGGCACGGTAACCCGTTTCCTCGATCAGCTCCCGTTTCGCGCAGTCCAACGGGTCTTCCCCCGGCTTCAGCGTTCCGGCGGGGATCTCCAGCATCTCGCGTCCGGCAGGATAACGGTACTGGCGCACCATCACGATCCTGCCATCCAGCACTGGCACCACAGCCACCGCTCCGGGATGTTCCACCACCTCCCGGACGGCCTCCCTTCCGTCCTCCAGCCGCACGTTGTCCACGCGCACGGAGATGATGCGACCCTCATAGATGCGGCGGGTTCCTGTCTGTGTCTCAACCATCGAGCATTATCCCTGGAAGTCCTCGTCCAGCAGCGCCGCAGCCGCCGCCCCGGCAGCGCAACCGGCCAGAAAGAAAAGCGGATCATCCGCAAAGCGGCGCCCCATGCTGGACACATCCAGCCCGCTCTTCTCAAGCAGGGTTATGCCCGGCCTGCCATCGAAGGATCGGATCTCGTGACGCTCGAATAGCTTCAGCTCATCCAGCTGGCGGATGGCCTCAGCCTCGTCATCCGGCTCCATCCCGGGAAGCGGCACCAGCGCAGCCGCCAGCGCGATACGCGCCAGCGCCGTCAGGGTATGGTGGCTGATGAGCGTGTGCCGCCTGCGCGGGTCGGCGCGGCTCATCCGCACGGCGCAGACCGGCCGGCCACCCAGCGCGTGTGACGCGTTGATCACCTGCCCGGCCTCCACCCCGGAGTATCCCAGCGGAGTGCCCGTACCCACATTGCCCGGTCCCTGACAGACAATGGCCACATCGGCCCGGGCGGCGTGCCGCGCGCAGATGAGTGCGCTGTAGACGTTCACAGTCTCCCGCATCCCGCCGAACGCCTGACCGCAGGTGATGGTCTCATCCAGCAGCCCTTCCGCCAGCAGACCGCGCACCAGGTTGGACACCCCGATGGGAAGAGCGGCTCCATCGGTCATCACGTAAGCCACTTTCGCCTCCGGCCTGGCGGCCTTGACTCCAGCGGCTACCAGCGCAACCTGGCTGTGGAGAAACGCCGCCACCACCGGCATGCCGCCGATATCGGACGCCTGCCAATACAGGTCCGGCTGCGCCTCCTCATCGGCTAGCACAGAGAACTGGTGCGGGGTGTAACGAAGCTTGATGATGTGCCCCGGCCCGGCGCCCGCCACCCCCGAGGGACGGGAGAGATTGGCCACCACGAAATCGAACCCTCCCGTTCCCAGTCCCAGGGTTCCGGCCGTGGTGTTGATGAGCACTTGGTCGCCTTCCCGAACGTCGCCCGTCAGGCTTCTATAGGCGAGCGCCCGATGGCGGGCATCCTCCACCTGCACATCCAGTAGCAGCGTGCCGCTGTCCAGCGCCTGGCGGGAAATTACCTCGCCTGCGCGGGTCTCAAGCATCTCCCGCCGCCAGCGCAAGCGAACGGACGAGCTCTGCGCACCGCACAAGCTCGTCCTCGGTGATGGATTCCTCCGGGGTGTGGATTCGGTCGTATCCCACGCCCACAACCGCGCAGGGAAGCCCCTTCTCGTTCAGGATGTTGCAGTCGCTGCCGCCACCGTGAGGCAGTAGGTCCATCGTCATTCCGATATCCGCGGCAGCCCGCAGCGCAAGCTGCACAAGCGGAGCCTCACGGG
The sequence above is drawn from the Armatimonadota bacterium genome and encodes:
- a CDS encoding ADP-ribose pyrophosphatase, translated to MVETQTGTRRIYEGRIISVRVDNVRLEDGREAVREVVEHPGAVAVVPVLDGRIVMVRQYRYPAGREMLEIPAGTLKPGEDPLDCAKRELIEETGYRAAEMRHFFHAWLAPGYSEEQMDFFLATGLTPCPGEQDEDEHVEVEMLDVSDVPAAVRDGRISDAKTAAGLLLALEILKDPAA